From the Kitasatospora viridis genome, one window contains:
- a CDS encoding ABC transporter ATP-binding protein: MALLEAPAAVEEEIPVPPGAPRRLLRSLLAPHRRRVVLAAVLILVQQAALQSGPLLVSVAIDQGIPALRRHSSGPLVAVTAAYLGCALLSTLLQRAFIRLSGLLNQDILLELRTRIFRHAQRLGIDFHERYTSGRVISRATSDVDALRELLNEGLQELLSVAISVCYIAVLLLVMDWRLGLLALSSVLPMALLVRMFQRRSGRVYRNGRTAVAGVIVRFTETMNGIRPVQAFRREPANLAAFEESNREFTRSNAGGLLEMARYVGFSRGTANLWITMVVLAGAYLVTTGNMEVGVLTGFVLYLRRLYDPIDQLAMFLNSYQAAAAALEKISGLLAQEASVAPPQTPVALPATDAKGREVAFSQVSFGYRNGIEILPPFDLVLAPGSTTAVVGATGAGKSTLAKLLARFYDPSAGRIALDGVDLRDLDGAELRRGVVMVTQESFLFSGTVAENIAIGRPDADREEIEAAAKAIGAHSFITALPDGYDTDVRKRGGRISAGQRQLVAFARALLADPAVLILDEATSSLDIPGEQAVQHAMHTVLAGRTAVIIAHRLSTVEIADRVLVMEAGRVVEDGTPAELIAGTGRFAQLHSAWRESLV, encoded by the coding sequence ATGGCGCTGCTCGAAGCCCCCGCGGCGGTCGAGGAGGAGATACCCGTCCCGCCCGGCGCGCCCCGACGGCTGCTGCGCTCGCTGCTCGCGCCGCACAGGCGCCGGGTGGTGCTGGCCGCGGTGCTGATCCTCGTACAGCAGGCGGCGCTCCAGTCCGGCCCGCTGCTGGTCTCGGTCGCGATCGACCAGGGCATCCCGGCGCTGCGCCGGCACTCCTCGGGCCCGCTGGTCGCGGTCACCGCCGCCTACCTGGGCTGCGCGCTGCTCAGCACCCTGCTGCAACGGGCGTTCATCCGGCTCTCCGGACTGCTCAACCAGGACATCCTGCTGGAGCTGCGCACCCGGATCTTCCGGCACGCCCAGCGGCTCGGCATCGACTTCCACGAGCGCTACACCTCCGGCCGGGTCATCTCCCGGGCCACCAGCGACGTGGACGCGCTGCGCGAACTGCTCAACGAGGGCCTGCAGGAACTGCTCTCGGTCGCCATCTCGGTCTGCTACATCGCGGTGCTGCTGCTGGTGATGGACTGGCGGCTGGGGCTCCTGGCCCTCTCCTCGGTGCTGCCGATGGCGCTGCTGGTGCGGATGTTCCAGCGGCGCAGCGGCCGGGTCTACCGCAACGGCCGCACCGCGGTCGCCGGGGTGATCGTCCGGTTCACCGAGACCATGAACGGCATCCGCCCGGTCCAGGCCTTCCGCCGCGAGCCGGCCAACCTGGCCGCCTTCGAGGAGTCCAACCGGGAGTTCACCCGCTCCAACGCGGGCGGACTGCTGGAGATGGCCCGCTACGTCGGCTTCTCCCGGGGCACCGCCAACCTGTGGATCACCATGGTGGTGCTGGCCGGCGCCTACCTGGTCACCACGGGCAACATGGAGGTCGGCGTGCTCACCGGCTTCGTGCTCTACCTGCGCCGGCTCTACGACCCGATCGACCAGCTGGCGATGTTCCTGAACAGCTACCAGGCGGCGGCCGCGGCACTGGAGAAGATCTCGGGACTGCTGGCGCAGGAGGCCTCGGTCGCCCCGCCGCAGACGCCGGTCGCGCTGCCCGCCACCGACGCCAAGGGCCGCGAAGTCGCCTTCTCCCAGGTCTCCTTCGGCTACCGCAACGGCATCGAGATCCTGCCGCCCTTCGACCTGGTGCTGGCCCCCGGCTCCACCACCGCCGTGGTCGGCGCCACCGGCGCGGGCAAGTCCACCCTGGCCAAGCTGCTCGCCCGGTTCTACGACCCGTCAGCCGGCCGGATCGCCCTGGACGGCGTGGACCTGCGCGACCTGGACGGCGCCGAACTGCGGCGCGGCGTGGTGATGGTGACCCAGGAGTCCTTCCTCTTCTCCGGCACCGTCGCCGAGAACATCGCCATCGGCCGACCGGACGCCGACCGTGAGGAGATCGAGGCGGCCGCGAAGGCCATCGGCGCCCACTCCTTCATCACCGCCCTGCCGGACGGCTACGACACCGACGTCCGCAAGCGCGGCGGCCGCATCTCCGCCGGACAGCGGCAGCTGGTCGCGTTCGCGCGCGCCTTGCTGGCCGACCCGGCCGTCCTCATCCTCGACGAGGCGACCAGCTCCCTGGACATCCCCGGCGAGCAGGCCGTCCAACACGCCATGCACACCGTCCTCGCCGGACGCACCGCCGTGATCATCGCGCACCGCCTCTCCACCGTCGAGATCGCCGACCGCGTGCTGGTGATGGAGGCGGGCCGGGTGGTCGAGGACGGCACGCCCGCCGAACTCATCGCGGGCACGGGGCGGTTCGCGCAGCTGCACTCGGCCTGGCGGGAGAGCCTGGTGTGA
- a CDS encoding WXG100 family type VII secretion target: protein MLQFIGVNWPNVNEDKVRELATHVREFADNVDGTHKKATTTVNNMADHYQGGSYDALVDSWAHLSSSHMTDLVNTCHTVATALDAAADTIVAMKWQAIGELGGLAVTFAADQAASVATLGLAEVGMAAIVDGAEHITDYLEQQLEQYIIGQVIEAAIGPLVAVVEKAVGGLAFEEVAGILGVNGTAGPGDSFLIDPKALEDHATTMAGHAQEVSDHAKALGGKVAGVDFT from the coding sequence ATGCTCCAATTCATCGGGGTCAACTGGCCGAACGTGAACGAGGACAAGGTCCGCGAGCTCGCCACGCACGTGCGCGAGTTCGCGGACAACGTGGACGGCACCCACAAGAAGGCCACCACCACGGTCAACAACATGGCCGACCACTACCAGGGCGGCTCCTACGACGCGCTGGTGGACAGCTGGGCGCACCTGTCGTCCAGTCACATGACCGACCTGGTCAACACCTGCCACACGGTGGCCACCGCGCTGGACGCCGCCGCCGACACCATCGTCGCCATGAAGTGGCAGGCGATCGGCGAACTGGGCGGCCTGGCAGTCACGTTCGCGGCCGACCAGGCCGCCTCGGTGGCCACCCTCGGCCTGGCCGAGGTCGGCATGGCGGCGATCGTGGACGGCGCCGAACACATCACCGACTACCTGGAACAGCAGCTTGAGCAGTACATCATCGGGCAGGTGATCGAGGCCGCGATCGGCCCGCTGGTCGCGGTGGTGGAGAAGGCCGTCGGCGGCCTGGCCTTCGAAGAGGTAGCCGGGATCCTCGGCGTGAACGGCACCGCCGGGCCCGGCGACTCGTTCCTGATCGACCCCAAGGCCCTGGAGGACCACGCGACGACGATGGCCGGCCATGCCCAGGAAGTCTCCGACCACGCCAAGGCGCTGGGCGGCAAAGTCGCGGGAGTGGACTTCACATGA
- a CDS encoding DUF6531 domain-containing protein — translation MSNRIVQALEDAAKKIGKSLAQDAGKAVHDFYHSASGKLKTVAKNTAEADAKHKGALDDILNGAEKDAGKDLPHDPKLPGGEHPGEPGPGRVQVQNPDEAARADDAICPGGEPVDMATGRMFIDQVDTTLPGSLPLLFTRNHESGYRAGRWMGPRWVCTFDERLEIDTEGLVHIRADRRTQAYPHPDPGETVEATTGERRHLRLAKGGYHLHDRTTGLTREFTTAPGGTEALLTKVRNRQGHHYTLAYDEHGTPQSITHSGGYHLLVTTDSGRITALRLAGATDTGGDALITRYGYTDGHLTSVYNSSGKPMRFANDPTGRILSWTDRTNSQYLYQYDEFNRVTDEGGADGSLRFHFTYGEPDPTTGLKVHTETNALGHTTSYHINERCQVVTQTDPLGNTTHYERDEYHRLLTETDPLGRTTRYEYDGAGDLVTVTRPDGERTELSYAAFGGLPTTITEPSGAVWRQSYDEAGLCTAVTDPVGATTVYGYDDRGHVTSAADALGNVTLIRCDDAGLPVEVTDPTGATTRVQRDALGRIAVATDPLGGTTRFSWTTEGRPASRTAADGSSEHWTYDGEGNLLTHTDQLGQVSTFEYTHFESLAARTGPDGARLSFAYDAHMQLVTVTNALGQNWSYEYDAAGRLIGETDFQQRRVSYLLDPAGRVSVLTNPLGQQVRFGYDALGLPVEKDADGRVTTYQYDLAGRLVRATNPDADLVRTLDPLGRVLTETVNGRTLGYARDVLGRVTTRTTPSGHRTGWDYDTAGRPSVVSTDGGRLDFAYDPAGRERLRTAGDRLAIGSTWDELHRLTGLAVRTDSAALQERHYSYRADGSLSGVDELVGGHRAFDLDPAGRVVKVRAERWTETYAYDPAGNLTHAEWPAKGAAEASLGAREYDGSRLTAAGRVRYEHDPAGRTTLRQKTRLSAKPDTWRYHWDAEDHLTEVTTPDGTRWRYLYDPLGRRIAKLRLAGAGGAVEERTDFSWDGPVLAEQTTRAPYLPGPHTLSWDHNGLQPLAQTETITTPRGASAADDQEQVDRRFFAIVTDLVGTPTELVDVSSGAIAWRATGTLWGRTTWPADSTTYTPLRFPGQYFDPETRLHYNLYRFYDPETARYTSPDPLGLVPGPNPDAYVRNPHSASDPLGLSTHQSGTPYELPLDDKGMPTGGHTWGTERPPLTGAKPNSVHTRTGSNGVPVQNTIYDQNGTAVGHFDFKKHPGTNGPHGHVFDTPGVIAGHGPGAPHIDEPLLPRGWNLKP, via the coding sequence ATGAGCAACCGGATCGTCCAAGCGCTCGAAGACGCGGCGAAGAAGATCGGCAAGTCGCTGGCCCAGGACGCCGGCAAGGCGGTGCACGACTTCTACCACTCGGCCAGCGGCAAGTTGAAGACCGTCGCCAAGAACACCGCCGAGGCCGACGCCAAGCACAAGGGCGCGCTCGACGACATCCTCAACGGCGCGGAGAAGGACGCCGGCAAGGACCTGCCGCACGACCCCAAGCTCCCCGGCGGTGAGCACCCCGGCGAGCCCGGCCCCGGCCGCGTCCAGGTCCAGAACCCCGACGAAGCCGCCCGCGCCGACGACGCCATCTGCCCCGGCGGCGAACCCGTCGACATGGCCACCGGACGCATGTTCATCGACCAGGTCGACACCACCCTGCCCGGCTCCCTGCCCCTGCTCTTCACCCGCAACCACGAATCCGGCTACCGCGCCGGCCGCTGGATGGGCCCCCGCTGGGTCTGCACCTTCGACGAACGCCTCGAAATCGACACCGAAGGCCTCGTCCACATCCGCGCCGACCGCCGCACCCAGGCCTACCCCCACCCCGACCCCGGCGAGACCGTCGAAGCCACCACCGGCGAACGCCGCCACCTGCGCCTGGCCAAGGGCGGCTACCACCTGCACGACCGAACCACCGGCCTCACCCGCGAGTTCACCACCGCCCCCGGCGGCACCGAAGCCCTCCTCACCAAGGTCCGCAACCGCCAAGGCCACCACTACACCCTCGCCTACGACGAGCACGGCACCCCGCAGTCCATCACCCACTCCGGCGGCTACCACCTCCTCGTCACCACCGACAGCGGCCGCATCACCGCCCTGCGCCTCGCAGGCGCCACCGACACCGGCGGCGACGCACTGATCACGCGCTACGGCTACACCGACGGACACCTCACCAGCGTCTACAACTCCAGCGGCAAGCCCATGCGCTTCGCCAACGACCCCACCGGCCGCATCCTCTCCTGGACCGACCGCACCAACTCCCAATACCTCTACCAGTACGACGAGTTCAACCGCGTCACCGACGAAGGCGGCGCCGACGGCTCACTGCGCTTCCACTTCACCTACGGCGAACCCGACCCCACCACCGGCCTCAAGGTCCACACCGAGACCAACGCCCTGGGCCACACCACCAGTTACCACATCAACGAACGCTGCCAGGTGGTCACCCAGACCGACCCCCTCGGCAACACCACCCACTACGAACGCGACGAGTACCACCGCCTCCTCACCGAAACCGACCCCCTCGGCCGCACCACCCGCTACGAATACGACGGCGCCGGCGACCTCGTCACCGTCACCCGCCCCGACGGTGAACGGACCGAACTGTCCTACGCCGCGTTCGGCGGCCTGCCAACGACGATCACCGAGCCGAGCGGCGCCGTCTGGCGGCAGTCCTACGACGAGGCCGGGCTGTGCACCGCGGTCACCGACCCGGTCGGCGCCACCACGGTCTACGGCTACGACGACCGGGGGCACGTCACCTCGGCGGCCGACGCCCTGGGGAACGTGACGCTGATCCGCTGCGACGACGCGGGCCTGCCGGTGGAGGTCACCGATCCCACCGGTGCCACCACCCGGGTCCAACGGGACGCCCTCGGCCGGATCGCCGTCGCCACCGACCCGCTCGGCGGCACCACCCGGTTCAGCTGGACCACCGAAGGACGTCCCGCCTCCCGCACGGCCGCCGACGGCAGCAGCGAGCACTGGACGTACGACGGCGAGGGCAACCTGCTGACCCATACCGACCAGCTCGGGCAGGTCAGCACCTTCGAGTACACCCACTTCGAGTCGTTGGCCGCCCGCACCGGCCCCGACGGCGCCCGTCTGTCGTTCGCCTACGACGCCCACATGCAGCTCGTCACGGTCACCAACGCGCTGGGGCAGAACTGGAGTTACGAGTACGACGCGGCAGGACGGCTGATCGGCGAGACCGACTTCCAGCAGCGCCGTGTCTCCTACCTGCTGGATCCGGCGGGCCGGGTCTCGGTGCTCACCAACCCGCTCGGGCAGCAGGTCCGGTTCGGCTACGACGCCCTGGGGCTACCGGTGGAGAAGGACGCCGACGGCCGGGTGACGACCTATCAGTATGACCTCGCCGGACGGCTGGTGCGAGCCACCAACCCCGATGCCGACCTGGTCCGCACGCTCGATCCCCTCGGCCGGGTGCTGACCGAGACCGTGAACGGACGGACCCTCGGCTACGCCCGGGACGTCCTCGGTCGGGTGACCACCCGGACCACGCCCAGCGGCCACCGCACCGGTTGGGACTACGACACGGCCGGCCGGCCGAGCGTGGTCAGCACCGACGGCGGCCGGCTCGACTTCGCCTACGACCCCGCCGGACGCGAACGGCTGCGCACCGCCGGCGACCGGTTGGCGATCGGCAGCACCTGGGACGAGTTGCACCGCCTGACCGGTCTGGCCGTCCGCACCGACTCCGCGGCCCTGCAGGAACGCCACTACAGCTACCGGGCCGACGGCAGCCTCAGCGGCGTCGACGAACTGGTCGGCGGCCACCGGGCGTTCGACCTCGATCCGGCCGGCCGGGTCGTCAAGGTCCGGGCCGAGCGCTGGACCGAGACCTACGCCTACGACCCCGCGGGCAACCTCACCCACGCCGAGTGGCCGGCCAAGGGCGCGGCCGAGGCCTCGCTCGGCGCCCGCGAGTACGACGGCAGCCGCCTGACGGCGGCCGGACGGGTGCGCTACGAGCACGACCCGGCCGGCCGCACCACACTGCGCCAGAAGACCCGCCTCTCCGCCAAGCCCGACACCTGGCGCTACCACTGGGACGCCGAGGACCACCTCACCGAGGTCACCACTCCCGACGGAACCCGGTGGCGCTACCTCTACGACCCGCTCGGCCGCCGCATCGCCAAGCTGCGGCTGGCCGGCGCCGGCGGCGCCGTCGAGGAGCGGACCGACTTCAGCTGGGACGGCCCGGTCCTGGCCGAGCAGACCACCCGCGCCCCCTACCTCCCCGGTCCGCACACCCTCAGCTGGGACCACAACGGCCTGCAGCCCCTGGCCCAGACCGAGACCATCACCACGCCGCGCGGCGCGAGTGCGGCGGACGACCAGGAGCAGGTCGACCGGCGCTTCTTCGCCATCGTCACCGACCTGGTGGGGACACCCACCGAACTGGTCGACGTGTCCAGCGGCGCCATCGCCTGGCGGGCCACCGGCACCCTCTGGGGCCGCACCACCTGGCCCGCCGACAGCACCACCTACACGCCGCTGCGTTTCCCCGGCCAGTACTTCGACCCCGAGACCCGGCTGCACTACAACCTCTACCGCTTCTACGACCCCGAGACCGCCCGGTACACGAGCCCGGACCCGCTCGGGCTCGTCCCGGGTCCCAACCCCGACGCCTACGTCCGCAATCCGCACAGCGCGAGCGACCCGCTCGGGCTCTCGACCCACCAGAGCGGCACCCCGTACGAACTGCCGCTGGACGACAAGGGCATGCCGACCGGCGGCCACACCTGGGGGACGGAGCGTCCGCCGCTGACCGGAGCGAAACCGAACTCCGTGCACACCCGCACCGGCAGCAACGGCGTACCGGTCCAGAACACGATCTATGATCAGAACGGCACCGCTGTCGGGCACTTCGACTTCAAGAAGCACCCCGGCACCAACGGACCGCACGGCCACGTCTTCGACACGCCCGGGGTCATCGCGGGCCACGGGCCGGGAGCACCGCACATCGACGAACCGCTGCTGCCACGCGGCTGGAACCTGAAGCCGTAG
- the glgP gene encoding alpha-glucan family phosphorylase produces the protein MKAIRRFTVRTVLPEQLQPLHELALNLRWSWHPETRELFRSVDPGVWEAVGEDPVRLLGEVPAPRLAALAADRRFLRRLGDLTDDLADYLGAPRWYQSAPAAAELPAAIAYFSPEYGIAAALPQYSGGLGILAGDHLKAASDLGVPLIGVGLFYRHGYFRQSLSRDGWQQERYPLLDPDELAVTLLREPDGTPGKVELALPAGRTLTARIWKAQVGRVPLLLLDSDVEANAATERDVTDRLYGGGSEHRLLQEMLLGIGGVRAVRTFCRLTGHPAPEVFHTNEGHAGFLGIERIRELVAGDAAEAGHDFGAALEAVRAGTLFTTHTPVPAGIDRFEAELVARHFSGDAALRGVPVDRVLALGVEDWPGGDPKLFNMAAMGLRLAQRANGVSTLHGEVSRTMFGALWPGFDTGEVPIASITNGVHAPTWIDPAVVRLGAARIGAEQAETAMTVGGAERWHGVEQISDEEIWEVRGQLRTQLVEEARRRLRAAWRDRGAGDAELGWTAAALDPEVLTIGFARRVPSYKRLTLMLRDQERLRTLLLNPTRPVQIVVAGKAHPADDGGKRLIQQLVAFADDPAVRHRIVFLPDYDMAMAKHLYPGCDVWLNNPLRPLEACGTSGMKAALNGCLNLSVLDGWWDEWYDGRNGWAIPTADGPGFDEDQRDDIEAAALYDLIEHQVAARYYERGPGGLPHRWIAMVRHTLATLGPKVLAGRMVREYVEQLYAPAARAHRRLDAPGARELAHWKARVRQAWSGVAVGHVEAAVAEAAELGTSLALRVQVTLGTLAPEDVEVQVVSGTVDERDRIREAELQTLKPVGGPDLAGCHRYEGTLQLSRTGPFGYTVRVLPTHPLLASPAELGLVALPPESAGMDAGVLR, from the coding sequence GTGAAGGCCATCCGCAGATTCACCGTCCGCACCGTCCTGCCCGAGCAACTCCAGCCGCTGCACGAGCTCGCGCTCAACCTGCGCTGGTCCTGGCACCCGGAGACCCGGGAGCTGTTCCGCTCGGTCGACCCGGGGGTCTGGGAGGCCGTCGGCGAGGACCCGGTCCGGCTGCTCGGCGAGGTGCCGGCACCGCGGCTGGCCGCGCTCGCCGCCGACCGGCGGTTCCTGCGCCGGCTGGGCGACCTGACCGACGACCTGGCCGACTACCTGGGCGCGCCGCGCTGGTACCAGTCCGCCCCGGCCGCCGCCGAGCTGCCCGCCGCGATCGCCTACTTCTCGCCCGAGTACGGCATCGCCGCCGCGCTGCCCCAGTACTCCGGCGGCCTCGGCATCCTGGCCGGCGACCACCTCAAGGCCGCCAGCGACCTGGGCGTGCCGCTGATCGGCGTCGGCCTCTTCTACCGGCACGGCTACTTCCGCCAGTCGCTCAGCCGGGACGGCTGGCAGCAGGAGCGCTACCCGCTGCTCGACCCGGACGAGCTGGCCGTCACCCTGCTGCGCGAGCCGGACGGCACGCCCGGCAAGGTGGAGCTGGCCCTGCCCGCCGGCCGGACGCTGACCGCGCGGATCTGGAAGGCCCAGGTCGGCCGGGTCCCGCTGCTGCTGCTCGACTCCGACGTGGAGGCCAACGCCGCCACCGAACGGGACGTCACCGACCGCCTGTACGGCGGCGGCAGCGAGCACCGGCTGCTCCAGGAGATGCTGCTCGGCATCGGCGGGGTGCGCGCGGTGCGGACCTTCTGCCGGCTCACCGGCCACCCGGCCCCCGAGGTCTTCCACACCAACGAGGGGCACGCCGGCTTCCTCGGCATCGAGCGGATCCGCGAGCTGGTGGCCGGGGACGCCGCCGAGGCGGGTCACGACTTCGGCGCCGCGCTGGAGGCGGTCCGGGCCGGCACCCTGTTCACCACCCACACCCCGGTGCCGGCCGGCATCGACCGGTTCGAGGCCGAGCTGGTGGCCCGGCACTTCAGCGGGGACGCGGCGCTGCGCGGGGTGCCGGTCGACCGGGTGCTCGCGCTCGGCGTGGAGGACTGGCCGGGCGGCGACCCCAAGCTCTTCAACATGGCCGCGATGGGCCTGCGGCTGGCCCAGCGGGCGAACGGCGTCTCCACCCTGCACGGCGAGGTCAGCCGCACCATGTTCGGCGCGCTCTGGCCCGGCTTCGACACCGGCGAGGTGCCGATCGCCTCGATCACCAACGGCGTGCACGCGCCGACCTGGATCGACCCCGCGGTGGTCCGCCTGGGCGCGGCCCGGATCGGCGCCGAGCAGGCCGAGACGGCGATGACGGTCGGCGGCGCGGAGCGCTGGCACGGCGTCGAGCAGATCAGCGACGAGGAGATCTGGGAGGTCCGCGGGCAACTGCGCACCCAGCTGGTCGAGGAGGCCCGGCGGCGGCTGCGCGCCGCCTGGCGGGACCGCGGCGCCGGCGACGCCGAACTGGGCTGGACCGCCGCGGCGCTCGACCCGGAGGTGCTCACCATCGGCTTCGCCCGCCGGGTGCCCTCCTACAAGCGGCTCACCCTGATGCTGCGCGACCAGGAGCGGCTGCGGACGCTGCTGCTGAACCCGACCCGGCCGGTGCAGATCGTGGTCGCCGGCAAGGCGCACCCGGCGGACGACGGCGGCAAGCGGCTGATCCAGCAGCTGGTCGCGTTCGCCGACGACCCGGCGGTGCGTCACCGGATCGTCTTCCTGCCCGACTACGACATGGCGATGGCCAAGCACCTCTACCCCGGGTGCGACGTCTGGCTGAACAACCCGCTGCGCCCGCTGGAGGCCTGCGGCACCTCGGGCATGAAGGCGGCGCTCAACGGCTGCCTCAACCTCTCGGTGCTCGACGGCTGGTGGGACGAGTGGTACGACGGGCGCAACGGCTGGGCGATCCCCACCGCCGACGGCCCCGGCTTCGACGAGGACCAGCGCGACGACATCGAGGCCGCCGCGCTCTACGACCTGATCGAGCACCAGGTGGCGGCCCGCTACTACGAGCGCGGGCCCGGCGGGCTGCCGCACCGCTGGATCGCCATGGTCCGGCACACGCTGGCCACCCTGGGCCCCAAGGTGCTGGCCGGGCGGATGGTCCGCGAGTACGTGGAGCAGCTCTACGCCCCCGCCGCCCGGGCCCACCGCCGCCTCGACGCCCCCGGCGCCCGCGAGCTGGCCCACTGGAAGGCCCGGGTCCGGCAGGCCTGGAGCGGGGTCGCGGTCGGCCATGTGGAGGCCGCCGTCGCCGAGGCCGCCGAACTGGGCACCTCGCTGGCCCTGCGGGTCCAGGTCACCCTGGGCACGCTCGCGCCGGAGGACGTCGAGGTCCAGGTGGTCTCCGGCACGGTGGACGAGCGCGACCGGATCCGCGAGGCCGAACTCCAGACCCTCAAGCCGGTCGGCGGCCCCGACCTGGCCGGCTGCCACCGCTACGAGGGCACCCTGCAGCTGAGCCGCACCGGCCCGTTCGGCTACACCGTGCGGGTGCTCCCGACCCACCCGCTGCTGGCCTCGCCGGCGGAGCTGGGCTTGGTCGCACTGCCACCGGAGTCGGCGGGGATGGACGCGGGGGTGCTGCGGTAG
- a CDS encoding alpha-1,4-glucan--maltose-1-phosphate maltosyltransferase produces the protein MIGRIPVLDVAPAVDGGRRPARAVVGETFRVSATVFREGHDAVGANVVLRDPKGRGAGWLPMRELAPGTDRWGAEVTPTAEGRWSYTVEAWSDPVATWRHAAAIKVPAGQDVDLVLEEGAVLLERAANGVPKREGRTQVLRAVAALRDATRPPLTRLAAAFTPEVTGPLERHPLRELVTAAQALPLRVERRRALYGSWYEFFPRSEGATLDPPRSGTFRTAAERLPAVAAMGFDVVYLPPIHPIGLAYRKGPNNSLTAGPDDVGSPWAIGSPEGGHDAVHPDLGTIEDFDAFVARAAELGLEIALDFALQASPDHPWVNKHPEWFGHRLDGSIAFAENPPKKYQDIYPINFDQDFDGLVIETIRLLRHWMAHGVRIFRVDNPHTKPVHFWEKVLGEVNRTDPDVIFLAEAFTRPAMMHTLGKIGFQQSYTYFTWRNSKQELTEYLTELSGEAAAYMRPNFFANTPDILPRHLQRTGPAAFAVRAVLAATLSPSWGVYAGFELAECVPAGPDTEEYLDSEKYQLRPRDWNRTDTLAPLLTALNRLRRAHPALQELRNLVFLPTDNDRIIAYTKRTGEDEVIVVVNLDPWQAQQATVTLPSDEELAVTDELSGEQYTWHRHNYVRLEPSSTPAHLLTVRRTSL, from the coding sequence ATGATCGGCCGGATCCCCGTGCTGGACGTCGCCCCCGCGGTGGACGGCGGCCGCCGACCGGCCCGGGCGGTGGTCGGCGAGACCTTCCGGGTGAGCGCCACCGTCTTCCGCGAGGGCCACGACGCGGTCGGCGCCAACGTGGTGCTGCGCGACCCCAAGGGCCGCGGCGCCGGCTGGCTGCCGATGCGCGAACTGGCCCCGGGCACCGACCGCTGGGGCGCCGAGGTCACCCCGACGGCCGAGGGCCGGTGGAGCTACACGGTGGAGGCCTGGAGCGACCCGGTGGCCACCTGGCGGCACGCCGCCGCGATCAAGGTGCCGGCCGGTCAGGACGTCGACCTGGTGCTGGAGGAGGGCGCGGTGCTGCTGGAGCGCGCCGCCAACGGGGTGCCCAAGCGCGAGGGCCGCACCCAGGTGCTGCGCGCGGTGGCCGCACTGCGGGACGCCACCCGCCCGCCGCTCACCCGGCTGGCCGCCGCCTTCACCCCGGAGGTGACCGGCCCGCTGGAGCGCCACCCGCTGCGCGAGCTGGTCACCGCCGCCCAGGCGCTGCCGCTGCGGGTGGAGCGCCGGCGGGCGCTGTACGGCTCCTGGTACGAGTTCTTCCCGCGCTCCGAGGGCGCCACCCTGGACCCTCCGCGCTCGGGCACCTTCCGGACCGCCGCCGAGCGCCTGCCCGCGGTCGCCGCGATGGGCTTCGACGTGGTCTACCTGCCGCCGATCCACCCGATCGGCCTGGCCTACCGCAAGGGCCCCAACAACAGCCTGACGGCCGGTCCGGACGACGTCGGCTCGCCCTGGGCGATCGGCTCGCCGGAGGGCGGGCACGACGCCGTCCACCCGGACCTCGGCACCATCGAGGACTTCGACGCCTTCGTCGCCCGGGCGGCCGAGCTCGGCCTGGAGATCGCCCTCGACTTCGCCCTGCAGGCCTCCCCCGACCACCCGTGGGTGAACAAGCACCCCGAGTGGTTCGGCCACCGGCTCGACGGCAGCATCGCCTTCGCCGAGAACCCGCCGAAGAAGTACCAGGACATCTACCCGATCAACTTCGACCAGGACTTCGATGGCCTGGTGATCGAGACCATCCGGCTGCTGCGCCACTGGATGGCGCACGGCGTGCGGATCTTCCGGGTCGACAACCCGCACACCAAGCCGGTGCACTTCTGGGAGAAGGTGCTGGGCGAGGTCAACCGCACCGACCCGGACGTGATCTTCCTGGCCGAGGCCTTCACCCGGCCGGCCATGATGCACACCCTGGGGAAGATCGGCTTCCAGCAGTCGTACACCTACTTCACCTGGCGCAACTCCAAGCAGGAGCTCACCGAGTACCTGACCGAGCTGAGCGGCGAGGCCGCCGCCTACATGCGGCCGAACTTCTTCGCCAACACCCCCGACATCCTGCCCCGCCACCTCCAGCGCACCGGCCCCGCCGCGTTCGCGGTGCGCGCGGTGCTGGCCGCCACGCTCTCCCCCAGCTGGGGCGTCTACGCCGGTTTCGAGCTCGCCGAGTGCGTCCCGGCGGGCCCGGACACCGAGGAGTACCTGGACTCGGAGAAGTACCAGCTGCGCCCGCGCGACTGGAACCGCACCGACACCCTGGCCCCGCTGCTGACCGCCCTCAACCGGCTGCGCCGGGCCCACCCCGCGCTGCAGGAGCTGCGCAACCTGGTCTTCCTGCCCACCGACAACGACCGGATCATCGCCTACACCAAGCGGACCGGCGAGGACGAGGTCATCGTCGTGGTCAACCTCGACCCGTGGCAGGCGCAGCAGGCCACCGTCACCCTTCCGAGTGACGAGGAGCTCGCCGTCACCGACGAACTGAGCGGCGAGCAGTACACCTGGCACCGCCACAACTACGTCCGG